Proteins co-encoded in one Cucurbita pepo subsp. pepo cultivar mu-cu-16 chromosome LG15, ASM280686v2, whole genome shotgun sequence genomic window:
- the LOC111811725 gene encoding uncharacterized protein LOC111811725 codes for MAFASSSSVICQNRALSSSVVSSPGLLHHRCFSRLQSQRILHCNRRLSSNIGINAAPSLSSAPSSVVAKTALSDAHVQSQSSSSAPGTGWSDFAKNVSGEWDGYGADFSSGGTPIELPEFVVPDAYREWEVKVFDWQTQCPTLAEPEKPSFMYKTIKLLPTVGCEADAATRYSIDERNVGNGIGSNDEVTAFAYQRSGCYVVVWPVKVGGSYKLMELEHCLVSPQDRESRVRVVPVVRVEGTRLVLQSIKVFCEQWYGPFRNGEQLGGCAIQDSSFASTAALKASEVVGSWQGPVSVARFDGSQTNVIQELLADNVQKSVRTESELKVLPKQLWCSLKESEDSGDTCCEVGWLFDHGHAITSRCIFSSSAKLKEISIANETPA; via the exons ATGGCGTTCGCTTCTTCTAGTAGTGTTATCTGTCAGAACAGAGCCTTGTCGTCCTCCGTCGTTTCTTCTCCGGGACTTTTACACCATCGCTGCTTCTCACGGCTTCAATCGCAGCGTATTCTTCATTGTAATCGTCGTTTGTCTTCGAACATCGGGATAAACGCCGCTCCGTCTCTTTCTTCGGCGCCCTCTTCCGTCGTCGCTAAAACTGCTCTATCCGATGCTCATGTTCAAAGTCAGAGCTCCAGTTCTGCTCCTGGTACTG GGTGGTCTGATTTTGCCAAAAACGTCTCTGGCGAATGGGATGGATATGGTGCGGATTTTTCTTCTGGAGGAACGCCAATTGAACTTCCAGAATTCGTTGTCCCCGATGCTTATAGAGAATGGGAGGTTAAGGTTTTCGACTGGCAGACTCAGTGCCCCACTCTTGCGGAACCTGAGAAGCCCTCTTTCATGTACAAGACAATAAAGCTACTTCCTACAGTGGGATGTGAAGCCGATGCCGCAACCCGTTACAGCATTGATGAGAGAAATGTTGGAAATGGAATTGGTTCAAATGATGAAGTGACTGCCTTTGCGTATCAACGTAGTGGATGTTATGTAGTTGTTTGGCCGGTTAAGGTTGGGGGTTCTTATAAGTTAATGGAGTTGGAGCATTGCCTGGTTAGTCCTCAAGATCGTGAATCCCGTGTGAGGGTTGTTCCGGTTGTCCGAGTCGAAGGCACACGGCTAGTGTTGCAGAGTATCAAAGTTTTCTGCGAGCAGTGGTATGGACCATTCAGAAACGGAGAACAGCTTGGTGGATGCGCCATCCAAGACTCATCATTTGCTTCTACAGCTGCCTTGAAAGCTTCTGAGGTTGTTGGTTCATGGCAGGGTCCTGTCTCTGTTGCCCGATTTGATGGTTCTCAGACT AATGTTATACAAGAACTTTTGGCTGACAATGTGCAAAAGTCGGTGAGAACTGAATCAGAACTCAAGGTACTTCCCAAGCAACTATGGTGTTCCCTTAAAGAAAGTGAAGACAGTGGGGATACTTGCTGTGAAGTAGGATGGCTTTTTGATCACGGGCATGCAATTACATCAAGATGCATCTTCTCAAGCTCAGCAAAATTGAAG GAAATATCGATTGCAAATGAGACCCCTGCTTAA